The genome window CTGCCAGCTCATCTGGCTCTCCTTGTAGATGGTGTAAAACAGCCCACCTAACAAGATGGCCGCCCACACTGAtaatgggaggagggggatgtagTTGCCCACCATCTTACGCCGGCCGGACGTTCCCCAGCTGCTTTTGTTCATAGTTAGAATGGCAAAGTACTTTGCGGGCAGCAGGCTGGTCATGTACAGGGCAGAGTAGAGAGACATGAAGACCATGGCCATGTCCCCACGAAGGATGCAGGCGTAGGACGCCTTCACCAGCCCAATCAGCTGGATACAGCAAAGGACCCAGAGGATGTCCCACAGGCTGCCTGTCCAGAACAGCTGGATGATGGTGGCGGTCACGAAGAAGGGGAAGACCCCGGAGACGATGGACTCGTAGGTCATCCAGAGGTGGTGCTTGTGCCACCACATGGCGTTAAAGAGCCACTCTCGGAAGTAGGACTTGGTCCAGCGAGTTTGTTGGTTGAGCCAGCGTAGGAACTGGGCTGGTGTTTCCGTGTAACACTTTGAGCGAGCCGTGTATCTGAAAGGAGTTAATGGATTGAACATGAGCTCTTTGGATATTTGTAAAAGGTTGAAGTAGtcgtttttatgttttgttttgctttactATTACGCTATATTGTCTTCAGTGAAAATCAAATATATACAAAGAAATGCAATGTGCCGCTGCATGAAGCCTAGTTAGTAAAAAATACTTATTATTAGCATAGTTAAACACGCACTTAGAAGCATAGTTACACACTCACTTAGAATACTGTAGTCACACACTCACTTAGTAGCATAGTTACACAATCAATTAGAATACTGTAGTTACACACTCACTTAGTAGTTACACAATCAATTAGAATACTGTAGTTACACACTCACTTAGTAGCATAGTTACACACTCACTTAGTAGAATACTGTAGTTACACACTCACTTAGCAGCATAGTTACACACTGATTTAGTAGTATAGTTACACACTCACTTAGTAGCATAGCCCATGCTTAGCATGCGATTGGTCAAGTGTCTGTCATCCCCAAATGTGCAGTGAGTTCCAAGGAATGTCTGATTATACCAGGACTCCAGAAACTGTTGAAGGAGGTCATTCCGATACAGGCCTATAGAGAGAAAGGTTTCAGTAAAACATCAAACTTCAGAACACGTATTACGGCCTAGGGACAATATGTTTTCAGGGCTAGGTATTTTTTAACACGAAACATTTGATAGTGTTCGTTTACCCAGCGGCCCACTGATGCAAGACACACAGTCGAAGAAGGACTGGCAGGACCTCTCGATGTTGAAAGCCATCCAGTAGCGAAGACTGCTCATGAAGCTGATGTAGGAGTCTTTGAGGTTGAGGATCATCACATCCCCCCCCACGGCACCATACTTGTGGTTGCTCTCCAGAACCTTGCATAGCTCCACCGTAGCCAACGAGTCCAGCTTAGTGTCTGAGTCACAAACCTATTTAGAAGTCGACATCAAACAGTTTGGGTGTCACATGGTTTCCTGAATTTTACCTTGTAGTTTAACTGTAATCTATGTAATATTATAGTTAAAAATATGTGTAGAAAACATGATTAACATTGTTATAACATACAGTTATACCTGTCCTTTAAAACAGGCTAATTATTAACACACAGTTATACCTGTACTATATTACATGATTATATTATTGCAACAAATGTATGCCTGTACTAAATAACAAGATTGTATTATTGTAACAAAGTAGTACCTATGCTATATAACATGATTATTAATGTAATACAGTTGGATTTATAACTATATTATATGATTACATCATTGTCACACAGTTATACCTGTACTATAGAACAGAATTATATGAGAATATTTAACGCAGATTTTAGTATTGTAACAGAGTTACACCTTTATtttataatatgataatataattgtaataaatgttttatatgcaTGATTATATTATAGCACAGATATACCTGTACTATGCAACATGACCATCTGATTCTTATGTTTGTAACACACCCGACTATGTTTAATAGTATCAAACCTGTATGTACCTGAATATGTAACACCTGATTCTATTCTTCTAATCATTAACAGCATTATTCCAACTCACCTGTATGTAGTCCACAGAGCCTCCCAGGGCCTTGAAGGCGGTGTACATGACCTCCCTCTTGCCGCCCCAGCGCTgcataatgcacacacacctcctgctGCTGATCAACTCCTCCACCTGCTTCCTCCCGGGGTCCTCGTAGCACACCTGGTCCCCcgcgccccccgccgccgtggGGTCccggctgtggtagttgttcTCCCACACGAAGCAGCCGGGGTCCTGGTCGGAGAACACCTCCCGGAACATGTCCATCATGTAGCGGTCGTCCTCCGAGTTGCCGTCCACCACCATGATGACCCGCAGCAGCTCGGGGGGGTACTGGAGCGCCCGGATGGACTGGAGGCACTCCCGGAGGTAGGCGGGGTCCTCCTGGTAGGCGGACACGGTGAAGCCGATGGTCTTGGTGTAGCTGCAGGGCTGGGTGCGCGCCTTCATCCTCCGGTGCTCGATGAAGGCGAAGAGGCTCTGGACCAGGACGTGGAGGCCGAGCAGCAGGCCGTAGAAGCCGAAGGAGATGATGCCGTAGGGAGAGGTGACGAGCTGGAACCCCTGCACGTAGGCCCAGATCATCACCCCCAGCACGGCCAGGGCGAAGAGGAAGGTGAGGCAGGCCCGCACCAGGGAGCCCAGGCCTCGGAGCAACGGCTTCAGTTCCATGGTCTTCTTCACCTTGAGGACGAGGAGATGTTAGGCTGCTCTGAGACTCTGAGCCCCACCGCACGGGTCGGGGTTTATTACAGTTTTACTGTCTCTCAGTCACTTAATGTGTTATCGAACAACAGCTTTGGAACAGATTCCTGTCCTCCAGAATTATCCAAGAGATGTGTATAAATTCATAAATAAGCACTTCTGCTTTATTTATAAGAATAAAAATTATCAACTTCTCTAGAAGTTTAACAAAACTCAAGCAAGACGTTAAAACAGTAAGAAATACAGGGGGAAATGTTTAGATTAAATTCCTTTACCCTTTGTgtgggaaaaaataaagaaacaaaataTTAACAATTGATTATTATGAATATTGGGCATACCTGGCTTCAGTCAGTGTTGCATCCACTCGGTGTTTCTGTCGGCTCATGTGTGTGAGGATGTCTTGGCTTTATAGTAGCTGGAATACTCTCATGTGGGGCCCatttcgttttttcttttttccaagCAGGGGATCGTCAATTACGCGCGCGCCCATTGACTCAGTTGTGCGTCAGGACAAAAGGCGGTGGTTTTAGTGATTGTAGACAAATCCGTGTTTCCCAGCCATATGTGCTGTGTTTCTTTTAAACTGTTGTACTACTTGCCAAAATGAAGGGCTGTGAACAAATAAATCGTTTGTTGTGGTTTGGCTGCTTTCAAGGATTCCGTTATTTCAAGCAAAGAGAATTTCCTACTGGGACATAAACTGATTTCCTACCTTTGCCTACTTttataatattcataataaaaaataataacaacaacattaatGATAATAGCCTACAAAACATATGCAGGTATTGGGGAGACTAACATAATTTGACGCCTTTGGCGTCTTTTAGACTTTTTAGGCTCTTTTGCTGCGCGTTTATGTGCATAAATTCGGTAAACTCTGCCCTCACAGTAGCGCTCCGTCCATATCTGTGTTACAACATTTGTTCATGTACTTATCACACAATTAACttatttggtgaccattgacttTATGTAGAAATTTCTTAAATTTTACGCTAAACTGCTTAATGTGTATGCATCTGAAGGTCAGGCAACGTCTTATTTGCTTGACCAATGAATTACAATTTATAATACACCTTAGGCCTAATACTTTCATTTCTTTGAAGGTTTGCTTCGTAAACCATCCGTGATTTATTTTAGGATTCCGTCAAATATCTAACACCTTATTCCTTTTTAGACTGGAAAAAGTGTAGTGGCTAGGTACTCATTCTCAACAGAACAACACAATTTGTATGAAACATGATTATGTTTCTTAAAAAATATTATGATGATTAAAATGACTTTATTGATGATTCGGCCGTAATTATTAGAAGTTCATATGCTACTTGTCTAATTGTTTATAGGCTAAGCCTAAGTGCTAATCAGTAAACCTCAACATTATGACAAATATGATAAGTAGCCTATAAAGCCTAGTAAAGCCTACGATTAATAATTTAGTAATCGGGATGTGTTTTTTGAACTCTTGTTAATAGCCCACTATTCACAAAACATACAATGCAATTATGTCTGATTTGTCATTGGTGTTATCCTATTCTGATTAATCATTAACAATTTGTTAATGCCTTGTAAATTAAAGTAATTATGATGCCATCCTGAAACTGTATCTATTGGTTTGAGCAGGCTTTTGTGTCATATAATCAAGTTGACTAATCACAAACAAATAGGCTCAGACTTATCCAAAGTTGCAGCGGAAAAATAAACGAGACTATTATATACTGTAGATTGTCGCCCTCTGCTGGTGGCTCTGGTTGTGCTGCCGAAAACTCGACTGTAGGATGTTATCATTTGAGTGACATTTCAAGCAAAATCCGCATGTCTTGCCTTTAAATGTCTCGTCTGAAATAATACTGTGTAGACCCATGTGCACTTAAAATGTCACCGCGGCACACATTGTATTTATTGACCCACCTTCCACCAAACAAATTAAGAACTCTACAGATAATTTGGATTAATATCACAGTTTTTATTTTGCATTAATGACGACAACGAAACGGGGGACTATTCGTGATTTCGCGCCGCACCCTTCAGCCACAAGACGAGCAGCCAGGGCTGATCAGCGTGCACCGCGTCAGGGACTCAAATAGAGGTCCCCGACTGACCGCTCGGCCTGCATCGTTCTGCATGGGTAGAATGATGTCATAGCCTGTGGTATATATAATAGATAAATAAGTGGAGACTGAAGGTCATGGATAACTACTATGTTCTAAGTACATTAGTACACGTGACCGGGTCAGGCTTTTGGACAGTCCGATATGTATTAGGCCTACTGCGGTATTCAGTAAACTAACGAAGTTGTTGCCAGTTTAGGGATCGCAGTCGCAGTCAACGGCATGGTCAAACTGTTCCTTACCGCGATAATTATGGTAAATAAAAACATCACTTGTTTTTATGCGATCATACACGTTTTGTTAAAATGATGCTTTACGTAGGATAAAAAACGAATCAAAGAAATTCTCCGACGCTATTGGTAAACCAGAGGAGGGAGCCATTCTTCACTTTTATCAACATGGATCACATTGTTTTTCCGCTCTGTGGCGGCTTACTGAGATGCGGTAATGAATTTAGCATTTTTGCTGTCAAATATTTACGGAAAAAGTAAAAAAGCATTTATGAATGAAATATTatggaaaataaatgtatttgaaatAATCAACACTTTCTTTCAAAGTTGAACCTACATTTTAATTTAGATTCAGGAATAAAGTACAGTGATTTAATGAGAGCACCAAGCGGTTTGAATGCCCAGTTTTCTCCATGGACGTTGCCCATTCATGCGTCCACCACTGGGTCTTGCTGCTCAGCCCGACGCCATGGTCTCCTCAATCCAGGAGACGTAGTTGCAGACCTTGGTGTAAACTCCAGGCTTCTTCCTGAGAGCACAGCCATGCCCCCAAGACACCACGCCCTGGAGCTCTCCGTCACACACCATGGGACCCCCAGAGTCACCCttggggaaaggggggggggggaatcgaaATACGTCCTTATAGGAGACTGAGCCACTTGTTTTCAGTAGTAAAATATCAACGTGATAatgctgtgtgtctatgtttggtTGATTTATTACCTGACAGGAGTCTTTGCCTCCTTCCAGGAAACCAGCACAGATCATGTTTTCTGTGATCTGAAAAGGATAGGCGTTGAAGCAGGCATCGTCACTCAGAAGAGGGGCTTCCAAGCACTGCAACTCGTGAGGATACCTTGCTGAACAGAAAAAATATGCTTTTATATTGAGAAAACAGAATATTGTGGTAATATGGTGATACATTGCAATGTATATTACCAGATTAAATTAGCAGACCCTTTGATTCAAAGTGACTCAGTGAATTTGACAGTTATTAAAGAGAAGATAGGGTTTAGGTAGCATGATCAAGGGTTccagacattggggtttgagCCCAGAACATATCTTTGGGCTGGAAGGCATGCCCCCttaccacacagacagacattccTCATTCAGATGTTATACTCAGATCTTTCTCACGCCCTGCCATCCTGTTAGACCCATGCATCAAcaccacacagaaacacattgcAGGACATAACTCACAGCCCTCATTGCTGGGGCGAAGACTGCCCCACCCAGAGATGTGACACACCGTCCCATCAACGCCACAGGCCTTGGGGAGTGCGGCCGGGCGGACATAGCTGTTGAGGGTAGCCGGCTGGCTCAGCTTGATCAGCATGATATCGCTGTCCTGTGTGCGGGAGCTGTAGTCTGGGTGGCGGATGAACTGGGAAGACATGATGTACTGTTCCGTTCCTTCAGACTCCCAAATGTTGTGCTCTCCCAGGCGGATCTCCACATTCGACCTGAGTGGAGTTGAATAAACAACGTGTATTCACTTTGGAAACGTGAATACACGTTTCCAAAGGCCTTCAGTTAGTTAATTGCAGTTATTCACAAGTGATGGATAGCAAACTATGGTAGCATGCAAACGTATTAGTGTTTAATATGCAAGGAGAAACATCCCACTTTGGTTTGCAGTGCGCAGCCGACAGCACCCACTCGCTGGACAACAGCGTCCCGCCGCACGAGTTGTAGCCGGACCAGAGAGACACTTGATAGGGCACAGAGTTCCTTGGGCACTCATATCCTCCGACTATCTTGTCATCATACTCAGAGGCAACTGTGTATGAAAAGGTAACACTGAGGTACGAAAAATTGCATCGTATTCAAGATTTTTTGAAGTTTAGATTCAGTCATTAAGTAGAAGTTAAGGCAAATGAGAGAATGCAATCAATATCAAATCAATCCAAATAATACATCAAAATGATTAAACAAGACACCATTTCTGAACCAATATTTGATGTGTTTTAGTTCATACCAGTCGTTAGAATACCTGCCCCTCCGAACACCGCCATAAGAAGGAAAAGACGCATGTTTCCTGTCCGTCAGCCGAACTCCCGTTAGTACTACAATGCACTGTACTACTGTGTGTTAGGTCTGTATTTCTGATCCCCTTATCTACCCTCTCTCAAGGTCCTTTATCAAAAACATCTGTGGCCTTCCCCAGGACTCAATGTATTCAATGTAAACAAGATACAACGATCTATTTAGGTTTCTAGGCTGCATATGTTGTAAAGACAAACCCTTTCATAAATTATTTAGGTAGGTTAGGTTAGAGTCAACTTTATTGTCCCTGTTGGGAAATTTGTCTTGGGCACAGTGCATCATTGCTTTCATAGAAACATACTTCACAGAGGGTacaacagaacaaaaacaaacagacaaaccaaCATTTTAACATCAAGCTTGATAGGCTGCAAGTTAAATTGCACTTTGCTGTATTGCATAGAAATGTGAACCATAGTGATAAAGTGTCCAAAACCATCTCCTGGATTTTGGTCTAATTTAGAATAAGATAGTTGGTGTCACACCACTTTATAAATAGGTCTAACTCAACCTGGGTTCCATATCTTTGTGTAGAAGGCTCAGGAGCACGGTATCATCCACAAATGTCATCATATAATTGTTAGGGGACACAGTCCCACAATCATTGGTGTACAATGTAAACAGTGTTAGTGATACAACAGAACCCTGTGGCACTCCTGTGTTGCAGTGTTTGCCTTCTGACAGTGTTCTGTTGACCTTCACTTACTGTTTTTCCATTagttaaaaatgaataaaaccaTCTGATCACGGTGCTGTTTACACACATGTCTTTAAGCACTTGCATTATTGGTCAAGTATTATTGTCCGGGAAACTCCCATACTTCCTTATTTTTTAGGTTCACACCTAGTTCACTTGTGTTTGAGATGTTGCCGAAGGATAAGTCGTGTGGTGAAAGATTCTAAtaaactttaaaataaaagaaCGGAAACGCCTGAATTTCACAACGGCAATCTTGCAACACAATTACCCTCATAGTTATAATAACCAACGATCTGTCAGGAAATATATATGCGTATAGAAATATACAtgcaatatagatatatatatttcctgAAGAAGCAAAGTGCTGAAATACATTGTTACAAAAGCTGGAAGCTAAACTGTAATACTGTCAAAGCTGGAAGACAGTAGTAGTGGTActagctgtagtagtagtagtagtagtagtactggactggtagtagtagctgaggcagtagtagtagtagctgaagtagtagtagcagtagccgCTGAAGTAGAAGTAGTTGTAGTCGCTGAAGTAATAGCAGTAGATGAGTGTGGTGCTAACTGCACAAATAATATTCCTTATGAATGGTATGGTATTGATTGATGTTTGCAGAGTTTGAGGGTATACACTATTTGAGAAATGTATACagccaggtgtgtgtatgtatacataaCCTAGTTACCTGAGgttgaaaaaaaattatgatgCTCATATCCTTCCACTGAAATCCATCAGTTTCTTATTTGCTCTTTCATGATAAAATCAGAGAATTTGAATTGTATCGAGGTCTTGAGAAGGTTTAATAATTTTCAGCCAACACATTGTTTTTCAGGGACAATGTGTGTGTAGCTGAAAACTGTCATGCTGTGTCATGCACTCAGAAGTTCTGAGAGGCTTCCGACGTGAGCCAAGGTGTTTATCAGCACCAGACAGGCAAACATTTAAATAGAAGGTTAAGTTTAACCGAACCCTATGATTATGCACTTAGGGTTAAAATATAACGCATTCCCATTGCGCACAGGCAGGTCCTCAACTGCGTGTTAATGCATTACACATCCCTGGAAAACACTACACCAGAAAACATATCATGCATCACAAAATATGTGATGCTTCTTCTCTCTGTTTTATATCACGACACCAACAGATTAAATATTACATCGGCAACAGATTTGTTTCCTGTTCTCCATTTTACTTTCAGATTAATACGTTTGTTGTTCACATTTGGTACAGAGGAAACATATATCTGATAAGAGATACATATACATAAGAGATGCATAAGAGATACATGAGAGATACATGAGATAAATATGAGATACATAAGAGATACATAAGATATACATGAGAGACACATAAAATACATAAGAGATGCATAAGATATACATATGAGATACATAAGAGATACGTACGATACATAAGAAATGCATAAGAGATACATAAGAGATACATAAGATACATA of Gadus macrocephalus chromosome 11, ASM3116895v1 contains these proteins:
- the has1 gene encoding hyaluronan synthase 1, with translation MELKPLLRGLGSLVRACLTFLFALAVLGVMIWAYVQGFQLVTSPYGIISFGFYGLLLGLHVLVQSLFAFIEHRRMKARTQPCSYTKTIGFTVSAYQEDPAYLRECLQSIRALQYPPELLRVIMVVDGNSEDDRYMMDMFREVFSDQDPGCFVWENNYHSRDPTAAGGAGDQVCYEDPGRKQVEELISSRRCVCIMQRWGGKREVMYTAFKALGGSVDYIQVCDSDTKLDSLATVELCKVLESNHKYGAVGGDVMILNLKDSYISFMSSLRYWMAFNIERSCQSFFDCVSCISGPLGLYRNDLLQQFLESWYNQTFLGTHCTFGDDRHLTNRMLSMGYATKYTARSKCYTETPAQFLRWLNQQTRWTKSYFREWLFNAMWWHKHHLWMTYESIVSGVFPFFVTATIIQLFWTGSLWDILWVLCCIQLIGLVKASYACILRGDMAMVFMSLYSALYMTSLLPAKYFAILTMNKSSWGTSGRRKMVGNYIPLLPLSVWAAILLGGLFYTIYKESQMSWQTPAKKMETGFLIFGCAAYTCYWIIMVVLYWVWFRRACRRRSKSYKIDV
- the LOC132468177 gene encoding trypsin-like isoform X1 — translated: MRLFLLMAVFGGAGILTTVASEYDDKIVGGYECPRNSVPYQVSLWSGYNSCGGTLLSSEWVLSAAHCKPKSNVEIRLGEHNIWESEGTEQYIMSSQFIRHPDYSSRTQDSDIMLIKLSQPATLNSYVRPAALPKACGVDGTVCHISGWGSLRPSNEGSRYPHELQCLEAPLLSDDACFNAYPFQITENMICAGFLEGGKDSCQGDSGGPMVCDGELQGVVSWGHGCALRKKPGVYTKVCNYVSWIEETMASG
- the LOC132468177 gene encoding trypsin-3-like isoform X2, giving the protein MRLFLLMAVFGGAVASEYDDKIVGGYECPRNSVPYQVSLWSGYNSCGGTLLSSEWVLSAAHCKPKSNVEIRLGEHNIWESEGTEQYIMSSQFIRHPDYSSRTQDSDIMLIKLSQPATLNSYVRPAALPKACGVDGTVCHISGWGSLRPSNEGSRYPHELQCLEAPLLSDDACFNAYPFQITENMICAGFLEGGKDSCQGDSGGPMVCDGELQGVVSWGHGCALRKKPGVYTKVCNYVSWIEETMASG